A window from Chryseobacterium vaccae encodes these proteins:
- a CDS encoding response regulator transcription factor: MSKILSNTVRFSIADSDFYFKKIMIKTLMENPFYMLLNDCNNGHELVNRIYRRQEDVFIIELFMPVLSGIEAIKYIRKNNTETPIVTYSSTYQEDMAEILSKIPNIYYCQKKSNIIKDIIKGSTGSEEFDYEAYSKEWEQQPLAVQDYMERQKKGQEELTPTEIQLMKFCYEGFSNKEIGEKLNLSTRTIDTYINRLTEKLGLKTKLHLIRFCVENGYYNSSM; the protein is encoded by the coding sequence ATGAGTAAAATTTTATCCAATACGGTGCGATTTTCTATAGCTGACAGTGATTTCTATTTTAAAAAAATCATGATCAAAACGCTGATGGAGAACCCTTTCTATATGCTTCTGAATGACTGTAATAACGGGCACGAGCTGGTAAACAGAATCTACAGAAGACAGGAGGATGTGTTCATCATTGAACTATTCATGCCGGTATTAAGCGGAATTGAAGCCATCAAGTACATCAGAAAAAACAATACTGAAACGCCAATTGTAACCTATTCCAGTACCTACCAGGAAGATATGGCAGAAATTCTTTCTAAGATTCCCAATATATATTACTGCCAGAAAAAGAGCAATATTATTAAGGATATTATTAAAGGAAGCACAGGTTCTGAAGAGTTTGATTATGAGGCATATTCTAAAGAATGGGAACAACAGCCTCTTGCTGTACAGGATTATATGGAGCGGCAGAAAAAAGGACAGGAAGAACTTACCCCAACCGAAATCCAGCTGATGAAATTCTGTTATGAGGGATTCAGCAATAAAGAGATTGGAGAAAAGCTGAACCTGAGCACCAGAACGATAGATACTTACATTAACAGGCTGACAGAAAAACTGGGACTGAAAACAAAGCTCCATCTTATCCGTTTCTGTGTAGAGAACGGCTATTACAATTCCAGTATGTAG
- a CDS encoding type VI secretion system transmembrane protein TssO translates to MQGQITLSKKERHYQFFYLILMLLAAMIFLGIIFLKGFASPFSDEDIIGIQRLEKKNEFEKQQKLLQPRIDSTYSIISKMSGTAPEPYIEQEISIGINDIGNHFDDGVTDIRKEAYPQIVKFYKMYFEDKRALSITTETIQKLEKDLADCQIGFKNKQGRLYDRNEQIRNRTQ, encoded by the coding sequence ATGCAGGGACAAATCACACTATCCAAAAAAGAGAGGCATTACCAGTTTTTTTATTTGATACTGATGCTTCTGGCTGCCATGATATTTCTCGGGATCATCTTTTTAAAAGGATTTGCTTCACCGTTTTCGGACGAAGACATAATAGGTATTCAGAGGCTTGAGAAAAAAAACGAATTCGAGAAGCAGCAGAAGCTCCTTCAGCCCAGAATAGACAGTACCTATTCTATTATCAGTAAAATGTCTGGCACAGCTCCAGAACCTTATATTGAACAGGAAATTTCTATCGGAATTAATGATATTGGGAATCACTTTGATGACGGAGTAACTGATATCCGTAAAGAAGCTTATCCGCAGATCGTTAAATTCTATAAAATGTATTTTGAAGATAAAAGGGCGCTTTCTATTACCACGGAAACTATTCAGAAACTTGAAAAAGATCTGGCGGACTGCCAGATAGGATTCAAAAATAAACAGGGACGCCTTTATGACAGAAATGAACAAATTAGGAACAGAACCCAGTAA
- the tssO gene encoding type VI secretion system TssO has protein sequence MSSTREKKLNKSDVRTGILKFILSFAVLSVVSFLCLFLFFKSYAVQREGIDRDAREYTTLMEKSDKLKTVVDEIYSEMSQHDKVVNDGFLRTSILDKMKDVKNVMGKDSAGSFKHYAILMKQINPMLTLKREIVKQGNKKQGTWAELQDCMGKTGVVDRELLKDPTRNFTGGKRRK, from the coding sequence ATGTCTTCTACTCGGGAAAAAAAATTAAACAAATCGGACGTCAGAACGGGCATTCTGAAGTTTATCCTATCTTTTGCAGTTCTTTCTGTAGTATCCTTTCTATGTCTGTTTCTCTTTTTTAAGAGTTATGCTGTGCAAAGAGAAGGAATTGATAGGGATGCCCGTGAATATACAACTCTTATGGAGAAAAGTGATAAGCTTAAAACTGTTGTTGATGAAATTTACAGTGAAATGAGCCAGCACGATAAGGTAGTAAATGATGGGTTTCTACGAACCAGCATCCTGGATAAGATGAAAGACGTCAAAAATGTGATGGGTAAGGACAGTGCAGGAAGCTTTAAACACTATGCCATTCTGATGAAGCAGATTAATCCCATGCTTACCCTTAAAAGAGAAATTGTTAAGCAGGGGAATAAAAAGCAGGGAACATGGGCCGAACTGCAGGATTGTATGGGAAAAACGGGAGTTGTTGACAGGGAGCTTCTGAAAGATCCTACAAGAAACTTCACAGGAGGTAAAAGAAGAAAATAA
- a CDS encoding Rne/Rng family ribonuclease — MKKELIVSHEDDLTKIALLEDGRLCELHEQEDKSDFIVGDLFIGRVKKLAPNLNAAFVNIGYDKDAFLHYQDLGPQYLTYRKFLKDTISKKQSTSSLKNFEIQPEIDKNGTVDKVIAKDDLVLLQITKEPISTKGPRISTQVSLTGRFLVLIPFDNKVSISKKIRTSEEKERLRTLIDSIKPEGFGVIIRTVAEGKKVADLHNDMNQLIQKWESTFKNIQRNKVPSKVLSEEDKASAILRDNFNQDFVNIICDDEQMVTEMKNYLEIIAPERKNIVQFYSSHIPLLEYYNVEKQLKQSFGKHVNIPSSKGAYLVIEHTEALHVVDVNSGNNITTGTAVNKEHALKVNKMAATEIARQLRLRDMGGIIVIDFIDMQNPDHRRDLYEHLKEEMKRDKARHKILPPSKFGLIQITRQRNRPEKQIETKEENPNKDGEIVAPIVIVERMGETLRSILQKEKGKIYLHVHPFVEAYLTKGIKSIQMKWFIKYKKWVTIIPRDSFKYLEYRIYNSKKEELIEFSN; from the coding sequence ATGAAGAAAGAACTCATCGTTTCGCATGAAGATGATCTTACAAAGATTGCACTGCTGGAAGACGGAAGACTATGTGAACTTCATGAGCAAGAGGACAAAAGCGATTTTATAGTTGGAGATCTGTTTATAGGAAGAGTAAAAAAACTGGCCCCTAATCTGAATGCCGCATTCGTTAATATAGGATATGATAAGGATGCATTCCTGCATTATCAGGATTTGGGCCCACAGTATCTTACATACAGAAAGTTTTTAAAAGATACTATTTCTAAAAAACAAAGCACTTCAAGCTTAAAAAATTTCGAGATACAGCCTGAAATAGATAAAAACGGAACCGTAGACAAAGTCATTGCAAAAGATGATCTGGTTCTGCTTCAGATTACTAAAGAACCTATTTCTACCAAAGGTCCAAGAATCTCTACCCAGGTTTCCCTCACGGGACGTTTTCTGGTTCTGATCCCTTTCGACAACAAAGTTTCTATTTCTAAAAAAATAAGAACCTCGGAAGAAAAAGAAAGACTGAGAACCCTGATTGACAGCATTAAACCTGAAGGTTTCGGTGTTATCATCAGAACAGTAGCGGAAGGAAAAAAAGTAGCCGACCTTCACAACGACATGAATCAGCTGATTCAGAAGTGGGAAAGTACTTTTAAAAACATCCAGCGAAATAAAGTTCCGTCTAAAGTTTTAAGCGAAGAAGACAAAGCTTCAGCTATTTTAAGAGACAATTTCAACCAGGATTTCGTAAATATTATCTGTGATGACGAACAGATGGTTACCGAAATGAAAAATTATCTGGAGATTATCGCTCCGGAAAGAAAGAATATTGTCCAGTTTTATAGTTCTCATATTCCTCTTCTGGAATATTATAATGTTGAAAAACAGCTCAAACAAAGTTTCGGAAAACACGTTAACATTCCGAGTTCAAAAGGCGCTTACCTTGTTATTGAACACACAGAAGCTCTTCACGTAGTAGACGTTAACTCCGGAAATAATATTACCACCGGAACTGCCGTCAACAAAGAACACGCACTGAAAGTGAATAAAATGGCAGCCACAGAAATTGCCAGGCAGCTTCGTCTCCGTGATATGGGAGGTATTATTGTGATAGATTTCATAGACATGCAGAATCCTGATCACAGAAGAGATCTGTATGAACACCTGAAAGAAGAAATGAAGCGTGACAAAGCGCGTCATAAAATTCTTCCACCGAGCAAATTCGGACTGATCCAGATCACCCGGCAAAGAAACCGCCCGGAAAAACAGATCGAAACCAAAGAAGAAAACCCGAACAAAGACGGAGAAATTGTAGCTCCAATTGTTATTGTGGAAAGAATGGGTGAAACACTGAGGAGTATTCTGCAGAAAGAAAAAGGAAAAATCTACCTGCATGTACATCCGTTCGTGGAAGCCTACCTCACCAAAGGCATCAAAAGTATCCAGATGAAATGGTTCATTAAGTACAAAAAATGGGTAACCATCATCCCAAGGGATTCTTTTAAATATTTAGAATACAGAATCTACAATTCTAAAAAAGAAGAATTGATAGAATTTTCTAATTAA
- a CDS encoding OsmC family protein produces the protein MTLSTALLILGQWLKILLVKASSDLTFRGDQTKHNPEELFLSSLSSCPMLWYLHFCSEAGINVIDYTDEATGIMTETADGSRHFTFLTLYPTVTVAEESMIEKAKELHHKANQFCFIANSINFPVQHIPTVLIK, from the coding sequence ATAACGTTGTCAACGGCACTTCTTATTCTTGGACAATGGCTCAAAATCCTGCTGGTAAAAGCTTCTTCAGACCTGACATTCCGTGGAGACCAGACAAAGCATAATCCCGAAGAACTATTTCTGTCCTCACTTTCTTCCTGCCCCATGCTCTGGTATCTTCATTTTTGTTCTGAAGCCGGTATCAATGTAATTGATTACACGGATGAAGCTACCGGAATTATGACTGAAACGGCTGACGGAAGCAGACATTTTACTTTCCTAACCCTCTATCCTACCGTTACAGTAGCCGAAGAATCGATGATTGAGAAGGCAAAAGAACTGCATCATAAAGCCAATCAATTTTGTTTTATTGCCAATTCCATTAATTTTCCTGTTCAACATATCCCTACCGTGTTAATTAAATAA
- a CDS encoding PKD domain-containing protein has protein sequence MNYFQKNKKNIIIGVIASLLVAALVALWLQKKVIHSSDDILGIVYPSTLFVGDTLSFDDNTQFAKTKKWTFGDGTTSDKSKGIHFYNKSGYYTVSLIVDNKYTKSFQVMVRERPMRQDTTKTATTIEAPLQAMQNEAVQFRAVSDATKFEWRFGESGGVDAREKFAIYTFKQPGEYKVALFTEENREPVYHTIKITPEYNSLDDVLPVEDAYAKVDNNFKYHLQQIANGNDFNTHYNYLLKTYLCNNENSVVKVNDSKVNNFYMYCAGLQFDKNVVIQTVKVNFDDTQTCVTKVDINQSK, from the coding sequence ATGAATTATTTTCAAAAAAACAAAAAGAACATTATAATCGGTGTTATAGCATCCCTGCTGGTTGCTGCACTTGTTGCACTGTGGCTTCAGAAGAAAGTGATCCACTCTTCGGATGATATTCTTGGAATCGTTTATCCTTCCACTTTGTTCGTAGGAGATACCCTTTCATTCGATGACAATACCCAGTTTGCCAAAACCAAAAAATGGACTTTCGGAGATGGAACTACCTCTGATAAAAGCAAAGGAATTCATTTCTATAATAAATCCGGATATTACACGGTAAGTTTAATTGTGGATAATAAGTACACGAAATCTTTCCAGGTAATGGTAAGGGAAAGACCAATGAGGCAAGATACCACAAAGACTGCCACTACTATTGAAGCTCCTCTTCAGGCCATGCAGAATGAAGCGGTGCAATTCCGGGCGGTGTCTGATGCAACCAAGTTTGAATGGAGATTTGGAGAAAGCGGAGGGGTAGACGCCAGAGAAAAATTTGCCATTTACACTTTTAAACAGCCGGGTGAATATAAAGTGGCTCTGTTTACAGAAGAAAACAGAGAACCTGTTTATCATACGATTAAAATTACTCCTGAGTATAACTCTTTGGATGACGTACTGCCTGTAGAAGATGCTTATGCTAAGGTTGATAACAATTTTAAATACCACCTGCAGCAGATTGCCAACGGAAACGACTTTAATACACATTACAACTACCTGCTGAAAACGTACCTGTGTAACAATGAAAATTCAGTGGTAAAGGTAAATGACAGCAAAGTTAATAACTTCTATATGTACTGTGCAGGACTTCAGTTTGACAAGAATGTAGTAATCCAGACTGTGAAAGTGAACTTTGATGACACACAGACCTGTGTAACGAAAGTAGATATCAACCAAAGCAAATAA
- a CDS encoding HU family DNA-binding protein codes for MTKAELVNTISNKLGTEKNETQKVVEAFMQEIRTSMYNGDNVYLRGFGSFIIKTRAAKTGRNISKNTAIEIPAHNIPAFKPSKSFVEKVKTKVAVK; via the coding sequence ATGACAAAGGCAGAATTGGTAAACACCATCTCAAATAAGTTGGGAACAGAAAAGAATGAAACACAGAAAGTTGTAGAAGCTTTTATGCAGGAGATCAGAACTTCTATGTATAATGGGGATAACGTTTATCTGAGAGGGTTTGGATCTTTTATCATTAAAACAAGAGCTGCTAAAACAGGAAGAAATATTTCTAAAAACACTGCAATTGAGATTCCTGCTCACAATATTCCTGCTTTCAAGCCTTCAAAATCTTTTGTAGAGAAAGTAAAAACAAAAGTTGCAGTAAAATAA